A stretch of the Capsicum annuum cultivar UCD-10X-F1 chromosome 10, UCD10Xv1.1, whole genome shotgun sequence genome encodes the following:
- the LOC107844476 gene encoding kelch-like protein 20 codes for MKKQLGGVIFGCKNNTMKECIQKQLFGLPAAHFQYVKSIDPGLPLFLFNYSNRELHGIYEAASSGNMNINPYGWTSDGSGRTLYPAQVQMRPRQLCQPLPESLFKPIILNNYYNENHFLFELDHVQAGKLISEFSPRVLAPIRSMPQHAANRRNTIQDVVLKKTEEDCRPRHAECSNSGASLDDAKEENKQLINRYKMPVSSYPSHQLADETVFESINQVQLNPESIFLVGRYNGVSWFSTLESYSPSNDVLKSFKPMNLVRSYASVAKLGGELFVFGGGVGTGSLWYDTVESYSPADNKWTFRSPLNKRKGSLAGATLNDKIFAIGGGNQSGCLFEVELYDPQVARWITTRSMSQKRASLAAAELNGALYAVGGYDGRNYLATAERFDPREPYWTKISSMSTRRGCHACIVLDGQLNAIGGYDGTTMVCSTEIYDPRFPVWMVGQPMKHARGYLAAAVLQESIYVIGGVQSNKEFVDVIECYKDGQGWQTPNLTGIERRCCCAAIVLTDH; via the exons ATGAAAAAACAACTTGGTGGTGTCATATTTGGTTGCAAGAACAATACCATGAAGGAGTGCATACAGAAACAGCTATTTG GTTTGCCTGCTGCACATTTTCAATATGTGAAGAGCATAGATCCAGGTCTGCCGCTGTTTTTGTTCAACTACAGCAATCGGGAGCTTCATGGCATCTATGAAGCTGCAAGCTCTGGAAACATGAATATCAATCCATATGGTTGGACTTCAGACGGTTCCGGAAGGACACTGTATCCTGCACAG GTTCAAATGCGTCCCCGTCAACTGTGTCAACCACTGCCTGAAAGTCTATTCAAACCTATAATTCTGAATAACTATTACAACGAGAACCATTTCCTGTTTGAGCTAGATCATGTTCAAGCTGGTAAATTGATCTCCGAGTTCTCACCTCGTGTATTGGCTCCAATCAGAAGCATGCCGCAACATGCAGCAAATCGGAGAAATACAATACAAGATGTAGTTCTCAAAAAGACAGAAGAAGATTGCAGGCCACGACATGCTGAATGCAGCAACTCAGGAGCCTCTTTG GACGATGCAAAAGAAGAGAATAAGCAGTTAATAAATAGGTATAAGATGCCCGTATCCTCATATCCATCTCATCAGTTAGCTGATGAAACAGTGTTTGAGTCAATTAATCAAGTACAGCTTAATCCTGAGTCAATCTTCCTAGTCGGCAGATATAATGGAGTATCATGGTTCTCTACCTTGGAGTCATACTCACCTTCAAATGATGTTTTAAAGTCTTTTAAGCCAATGAACTTAGTTAGATCATATGCCTCAGTTGCAAAACTGGGTGGAGAGCTTTTTGtatttggtggtggtgttggaacTGGAAGCTTGTGGTACGACACAG TGGAATCATATAGTCCAGCAGATAACAAGTGGACCTTCCGTTCTCCTTTGAATAAGAGAAAGGGTTCTTTAGCCGGTGCCACGTTGAATGACAAAATTTTTGCAATTGGCGGTGGAAATCAGAGTGGCTGCCTTTTCGAGGTTGAGCTGTATGATCCTCAAGTAGCGCGTTGGATTACTACAAGGTCCATGTCGCAAAAG CGTGCTAGTCTTGCTGCAGCAGAACTCAATGGTGCGTTATATGCTGTTGGTGGATATGATGGAAGAAATTATCTGGC GACGGCTGAAAGATTTGATCCAAGAGAACCTTACTGGACAAAAATTAGCAGTATGAGTACGAGAAGAGGATGCCATGCTTGCATTGTGTTGGATGGGCAGTT AAATGCAATTGGTGGGTATGATGGGACTACAATGGTGTGTAGCACTGAAATATATGACCCCCGTTTTCCAGTATGGATGGTTGGGCAGCCAATGAAGCACGCGAGAGGGTATTTAGCAGCGGCCGTTCTACAGGAGTCTATTTATGTGATTGGAGGGGTTCAATCTAATAAGGAATTTGTAGACGTG ATTGAATGTTATAAAGACGGACAAGGTTGGCAAACACCCAACCTGACGGGAATTGAAAGAAGATGCTGCTGCGCAGCTATAGTTCTAACTGATCATTAA
- the LOC107844958 gene encoding macrophage migration inhibitory factor homolog codes for MPCFNLSTNVNLDGVDTSDFFSEATKAIASIIGKPENFVMVVLNGSVDISFGGNKEPAAFAEVVSMGGINSDVKRRLIATLGTICQNRFSIPRTRFFLKVYDTTMATKFAKL; via the exons atGCCTTGCTTTAATCTTTCTACAAACGTGAATCTTGATGGAGTAGACACTTCTGATTTCTTCTCTGAAGCCACTAAAGCTATTGCATCTATCATTGGAAAACCCGAAAAC TTCGTGATGGTTGTACTGAACGGATCAGTGGACATATCATTTGGAGGGAACAAAGAGCCAGCTGCATTTGCTGAGGTTGTATCGATGGGTGGCATCAACTCAGATGTCAAGAGAAGACTTATTGCTACTCTCGGCACCATTTGCCAGAACAGATTCTCCATTCCCAGAACTCGTTTCTTTCTCAAGGTCTATGATACCACAATGGCTACCAAATTCGCCAAACTCTAA